CTCAAGCTTCCAAAATGCTTCACATACTCATTGTTGTCAACAACAATGACAGAAGGAAGTGAACAGGGTCGCCATGGTATCCCCTCACTGAAGACTGAACAGGGCCCTTCATGGTATCCCCTCATCGAAGACTGAACAGGGCCCTTCATGGTATCCCCTCACTGAAGACTGAACAGGGCCCTTCATGGTATCCCCTCACTGAAGACTGAACAGGGCCCTTCATCCCCTCACTGAAGACTGAACAGGGCCCTTCATGGTATCCCCTCACTGAAGACTGAACAGGGCCCTTCATGGTATCCCCTCACTCACAGGGCCCTTCATGGTATCCCCTCACTGAAGACTGAACAGGGCCCTTCCCCTTGCCCACTGAAGACTGAACAGGGCCCTTCATGGTATCCCCTCACCTGAACAGGGCCCTTCATGGTATCCCCTCACTGAAGACTGAACAGGGCCCTTCTTGGTAGACCGTCACCGAAGACCCTTCATGATCCCCTCATCAAAGACTGGGGCCCTTCATggtcccctcatccccctcatcaaaGACTGAACAGGGCCCTTCATGGTATCCCCTCACTGAAGACTGAACAGGGCCCTTCATGGTATCCCCTCACTGAAGACTGAACAGGGCCCTTCTTATCCCCTCATGAAGATCCCCTTCATGGTATCCCCTCACTGAAGACTGAACAGGGCCCTTCATGGTATCCCCTCACTGAACAGACTGAACAGGGCCTCCATGAAGACTAGCCCTTCATCCCCTCAAGACTGAACAGGGCCCTTCATGGTATCCCCTCACCGAAAACTGAACTGGGTCTCCATGGTAGGGTCCCCCTCACCGAAGACTGATCAGCGAAGACTGAACAGGGCCTCCATGGTAGCTCGTCACCCTTTCAAACCTGAAGACTGAACAGGGCCCTCCATATTAGCCCTTCATCGAAGACTGAAGAAGATACTTGACAACATGATTGAGTGGTCAGGGCTTTCACTGTTTGGCCCAGGTTGGGGGAAGGAAACTGTGAAAAAGGAATTGAATTAGCCTAGTTACTTTCAAACCTCAAGCTACCAGCATTCTTCACCAGCCATCATTGGAGCCGTCTCACTGAAAGGACAACATCGTTCAGCCAGCAGGTAATTGACCAAGTAATTGGTCAGATAATTGATCAAGTAATTTATAATTGATCAGGTAATTTTTAGATAATTGATCAGGTAATTTTTAGATAATTGATCAGGTAACTGATAATTTGACTGATCAGGGCTTTCACTGGACACAGTCTTCAGTATTATCAGATATTTGACTGATCAGGGCTTTCACTGGACACAGTCTTCAGTATTATGTGTTTACCAGAATATAAAAGATATTTGACTGATCAGGGCTTTCACTGGACACAGTCTTCAGTATTCTGTGTTTACTAGAATAGAAAAGTAGAAAAACTGGTCAGGTTAAAAAAGACTCAGATAAAAGACATGACAAGAATCTGGGTTGTGAGTGACAGGACACGCTAATGGAGGCACGTCTTATACAGTATGTGGCAGAGTCTGGACCATATCTTAAAAAGTACACCAAATTTGACAAATAGGCTTCATCGGTAATTTTTCAAAACTGTCATTTGGCTGTCATGATGATTATTAAAACAACTGTACATCACACATTCCACAAGGTGGCGATAAAGGTGAGTGGAAGGAAATGAGAAAATAGCAGGAAGTGAATGACATCAGAGCTGCGTTAACAAGAACTGTTGTATTAAAATTGAAGACCTATTCAATCCGATCCGTCCTCAAATTCAGATTATTATTATACAGTGATAATAAAACAAGACTGACACAATGAACACAAATCAACTTACTTTTATTGAAAAagtttaatattctgtaaacatTCAATATTAAATCTTAAGAAATAAGTTGACTAAAATACAAAATATTTGTATATCCTTTCATACATAAGGCTATCGCTTCATTTCCAGTTATATCAAGGCATCTAAGAAGTCACAGAGGATATTCAAGAAGGTGCAGGAATACATTCATAGCCATACTCAGTGTTGTCACGGTGACAGTGTACAAACAACCATAATCTCCTCCTAAAACCAAACAGGTAAAGCACTAAATAGTTAGGTCGCCCATGTTATTATTGGCAGTACAAATGCCGCAATTCGTGAGTAACACACAGGGTTGTCAGACTCATTTTGCTCTGCGGGCCGCATTCAGTCTTCACCAAGGGCCGGAGTGCCGCACTTAACATGTGTATGTATTGTCTTGGCgtcaaaatgtgcaaaaatgtgtaTGTATTGTCTTGGCgtcaaaatgtgcaaaaatgtgtaTGTATTGTCTTGGCGTCAAAATGTGCAAAATGTCCTCTATCCATCGGTTTGGGAATTTTTGATGCTCCCTGATTATCTAACTTTCATTATGATGACTGTTAgccagctggacagagtgaagagactataaatgtAGCTTTCATTATGATGACTGTTagttagctggacagagtgaagagactataaatgtAGCTTTCATTATGATGACTGTTAgccagctggacagagtgaagagactataaatgtAGCTTTCATTATGATGACTGTTAgccagctggacagagtgaagagactataataAATGAAGAGACTGTAAGCTGGATGAAGAGACTATAATAAATGTATTATGATGACTGTTAGAGCTGACTGAAGAGACTATAATAAATGTAGCTTTCATTATGATGACTGTTAGacacagagtgaagagactataataAATGTAGCTTTCATTATGATGACTGTTAgccagctggacagagtgaagagactataataAATGTAGCTTTCATTATGATGACTGTTagttagctggacagagtgaagagactataataAATGTAGCTTTCATTATGATGACTGTTAgccagctggacagagtgaagagactataataAATGTAGCTTTCATTATGATGACTGTTAgccagctggacagagtgaagagactataaatgtAGCTTTCATTATGATGACTGTTagttagctggacagagtgaagagactataataAATGTAGCTTTCATTATGATGACTGTTAgccagctggacagagtgaagagactataaatgtAGCTTTCATTATGATGACTGTTAgccagctggacagagtgaagagactataaatgtAGCTTTCATTATGATGACTGTTAgccagctggacagagtgaagagactataaatgtAGCTTTCATTATGATGACTGTTAgccagctggacagagtgaagagactataataAATGTAGCTTTCATTATGATGACTGTTAgccagctggacagagtgaagagactataaaaataaatgtactgtTTTCTGGATATAAATGATGACTGTTAgccagctggacagagtgaagagactataaatgtAGCTTTCATTATGATGACTGTTAgccagctggacagagtgaagagactataataAATGTAGCTTTCATTATGTGACTGTTAGCTAGCTGGACTGTTAGCTGTTAGCCAGCTGGACAGCTGGATAAATGTAGCTTTCATTATGATGACTGTTAAGCTGGAGACTATAAATGTAGCTTTCATTATGATGACTGTTAgctagctggacagagtgaagagactataaatgtAGCTTTCATTATGATGACTGTTAgccagctggacagagtgaagagactataaatgtAGCTTTCATTATGATGACTGTTATAAATGCCtgttagctggacagagtgaagagactataaaaATGTAGCTTTCATTATGATGACTGTTAGCcagctggacagacagagagactataaATGAAGAGACTATAATAAAATGTAGCTTTCATTATGATGACTGTTAgccagctggacagagtgaagagactataaataAATGATGACTGTTAGcttggacagagtgaagagactattaTGATGACTGTTAgccagctggacagagtgaagagactataaaaATGTAGCTTTCATTATGATGACTGTTAgccagctggacagagtgaagagactataataAATGTAGCTTTCATTATGATGACTGTTAgctagctggacagagtgaagagactataaatgtATTTCATTATGATGACTGTTagagctggacagagtgaagagactataaatgtAGCTTTCATTATGATGAATGACTTAATTGAGATTGTTGTTAGTACTGGACAGCGTCTATAAATGGGCTTTCATTATGATGACTGTTAgccagctggacagagtgaagagactataaaaATGTAGCATTATGATGACTGTTAGCTAGCTGGACAGAGCCGTATGTGGACAGAGTAAGAGACTATAAATGTCCATTATGATGACTGTTAGCTAGCTGGACAGTGGAAGAGACTATAAATGTAGCTTTCATTATGATGACTgtttagctggacagagtgaagagactataataAATGTAGCTTTCATTATGATGACTGTTACAGAGTGTAGCTTTCGTTATGATGACTGTTAGTTAGCTGGACTATAATAGTGGGCCGTATGTTAGACAGTCCTACTGTAGCGTCTACTAGTGGGCCTGGACAGTATGTTAGACAGTCCTACTGTAGCGTCTACTAGTGGGCCGTATGTTAGACAGTCCTACTGTAGCGTCTACTAGTGGGCCGTATGTTAGACAGTCCTACTGTAGCGTCTACTAGTGGGCCGTATGTTAGACAGTCCTACTGTAGCGTCTACTAGTGGGCCGTTAGACAGTCCTATGTTAGTGGGCAGTCCTACTGTAGCGTCTACTAGTGGGCCGTATGTTAGACAGTCCTACTGTAGCGTCTACTAGTGGGCCGTATGTTAGACAGTCCTACTGTAGCGTCTACTAGTGGGCCGTATGTTAGACAGTCCTACTGTAGCGTACTAGTGGGCTACTAGTGGGCCGTATGTTACACAGTCCTACTGTAGCGTCTACTAGTGGGCCGTATGTTAGACAGTCCTACTGTAGCGTCTACTAGTGGGCCGTATGTTAGACAGTCCTACTGTAGCGTCTACTAGTGGGCCCTATGTTAGACAGTCCTACTGTAGCGTCTACTAGTGGGCCGTATGTTAGACAGTCCTACTGTAGCGTCTACTAGTGGGCCGTATGTTAGACAGTCCTACTGTAGCGTCTACTAGTGGGCCGTATGTTAGACAGTCCTACTGTAGCGTCTACTAGTGGGCCGTATGTTAGACAGTCCTACTGTAGCGTCTACTAGTGGGCCGTATGTTAGACAGTCCTACTGTAGCGTCTACTAGTGGGCCGTATGTTAGACAGTCCTACTGTAGCGTCTACTAGTGGGCCGTATGTTAGACAGTCCTACTGTAGCGTCTACTAGTGGGCCATATGTTAGACAGTCCTACTCTAGCGTCTACTAGTGGGCCGTATGTTAGACAGTTCTACTGTAGCGTCTACTAGTGGGCAGTATGTTAGACAGTTCTACTGTAGCGTCTACTAGTGGGCCGTATGTTAGACAGTTCTACTGTAGCGTCTACTAGTGGGCAGTATGTTAGACAGTTCTACTGTAGCGTCCACTAGTGGGTCTGAATGAAACAGTGATGTTGTGTCTTTCAGCCTCATGTGTccgttgatgagagagagagagagagagagagagagagagactaaatctGTGTGCAAACCCTGTGTTGTGAATGCCTGTTTATGTATGTACATACATAGGAATCACAgtgatgataacagtagtgtatgtGTAACCTCCCAGTGCTTCCCTCTGAAGACAGCAGACACCACAGAGATCCTTCATTGATTCCTCATAGTGAGGCGTTACACAGTGAGCAGGTCCTGTGATAAGCTGCAGCTCCTACAGGCCAAGGCTCATGGAAGgctacctccttacttcattctCATTCTAAATGTAATTCTAAAGGCAGGCAGGTAGACGGTTTGTCTTACTGGGTTACACACGTGCATATTAGTAAGTCACACGTTGGTGACACAAACAGTGTCCGCTGATCTCCCTCCCTGTGTAGAAGGAACATGGTTGTACTGGCAGTCAGGGACTAGGCTGATAGCAGGCTTCTGTTGGTACACAGCAGCAGGAGGAcctgctctcttcttctcttccctcttcttctgtCTGTCCAGATAGTAGAACGCTGCGATGAGGAAGAGGCCAGAGGAGGAGACGGTCACACTGCAGGCATAGAACACATAAGAGTAGTGTCCTGTACTGTCCACCAACATGcctggaagagagggaagagaggggagagagagggaagagaagagaggggagggaagaggggaagaaagaggggagagagggaggagaggggaagagcgggaaaataggggagagagggaggagaggggaagagagggaaaataggggagagagggaggagagggaaaataggggagagagggacgagagggaagagaagggagagagggacgagagggacgagagggaaaagagggacgagagggacgagaggggagagaggagagagagggacgagagggaggagaggggaagagagggaggagaggggaagagagggacgagagggaggagaggggaagagagggacgagagggaagagaggggagagaggggagagaggggagagagggaggagagggaaaagaggggagagagggacgagagggacgagagggagagaggggagagaggagggaggggaagagagggaaaataggggagagagggacatgagggacgagagggaagagaggggagagaggggagagagggacgagaggagagagggggaagagggggaagagggggaagagaggggaagaggggaagagaggggaagagggggaagagaggggaagagaggggaagagggggaagagggggaagagagggacatGGCAACAGGCACAGCGTTAGGAAAGACTCGGGGAACACTTCATTTGAAGGGCACCTACATTACCATGTCATGGCACGTTCATAACCACACAAACCAGTTCATAAGCAGTACATAAAAGCATTTCCTAGAAGGCTTGTATCAACAACCACGCGTGGTGCTACGACAGTGAAAGAACAGCTATATTTAAGCGTGTCGGTGTGTGTCCTCATAACACATTCCTCTGAACTGGACGCTAGTTCAGTACAGTTCTGCCAGGACCTGAGCACAGGGCTAGTCGGCTACTACCGGGCGTTGACATTAGAGTTGCCATGGCGCTGGAAACCAGAGACCACCTTAGGAGTTCAGCAGGGGTACACTAGGCCACGCCCTCCTCCAGTCAGCCTGCCCCAGAGCCGTTCCCTGTCGACCCAGACCTTCCTACCCGcctgacgcacgcacacacagacacacacgcaaacatacacgcacgctcacacagacacacacgcacattgtTGAAACCAGAGCACATGACCCATTCACATCCCGAGCTAGACATGGGAATCCAGCAGAAAGAACATTCCATTTCCCTGTGTGACAAAACTCATAGTCTCCCCAGTCCTCATATAACAGGTTTATACTGGGCATAACTCATACCCTCCCCAGTCCTCATATAACAGGTTTATACTGGGCATAACTCATACCCTCCCCAGTCCTCACATAACAGGTTTATACTGGGCACACCCCCCCCTATAGCCCCCACAGTGGTGTACCACCCCCCCCCTATAGCCCCCACAGTGGCGTACCACACCCCCTATAGCCCCCACAGTGGCGTACCACCCCCCTATAGCCCCCACAGTGGCataccacaccccccccccacagtgGCGTACCACACCCCCTATAGCCCCCACAGTGGCGTACCACACCCCCTATAGCCCCCACAGTGGCGTACCACACCCCCTATAGCCCCCACAGTGGCGTACCACACCCCCTATAGCCCCCACAGTGGCGTACCACACCCCCCTATAGCCCCCACAGTGGCGTACCACACCCCCATATTGCCCCCCCATGGCATAATGTGTAGCGGTCCATTCCTGACAGGAGCGACACACAGTACCTGAGAGTGGCGGTCCAATCAGCAGTGTTCCACTCTCTAACATACTGATGAGACCCAGGGCAGAGGGGAACCGGCTCATCTCCACCGTCTCCATCAGCACCGTGAAGAGCAGAGAGCCAATCACAGACATGGACAGACCAAAGATGACCACGTAGATCAGGAGCACGGGGAAGGTGGCGGCCGCACCACAGATACTGTTACTCAGCCCGTTGACCAGGAGGGCTAccgcaaacacatacacaaaacaGCCACTGcccctgtgaggaggaggaggaggaagaggaagaggaggaagagaaccaATTTATTATCCATTTTTGTTTTCAGATCACATCATTTGTTATTAAATGTTTTCTTGCTTGGGATTTGACCCAGCAACCCTCCGGTCCAGCTGCTGACCCACTCCTAACCTGTAACATCCAGGCTACAGTACCTGAAGCGCGGCAGGCCGAAGAAGACAGCCGCCACGGGTCTCACAGCAATGTTAACCAAGCCCAGTATGGCCATCAGTAGCGCGGCTCGGTCCTGTTCCATACCATTGGCTGTAGCATAGGGCACCAGGTAGACTAGGGGAACTACAAACCCCAACATCATCCACGTCACTCCCAGGGCGTAGGCACGGTAACGAGGGTTACTGACCAACAGGTCAAAGGCCATGTGTCTCCGTAGGAACACGACAAGGGCACTGAACGCTGCCCTAAGTCTTGTCTTAATTCCCTCCTTCTCCTGTTGGAGAGGACCTTTGATTGGTTGCTTGCTGAGCCCCTGGGCAGCCTTGTTAGTGAGTGTCCTCTGGGCTCCACTGTGTTTGGCCCCCAGGGGCCTCAtgacagccccacacacacagcagttCAACAGCAGCCCTCCCAGGACCAGGAAGCTGCCTCTCCAGCCAAACTGGCCCAGCAGGAAGTTGGCCAGCAGGGGTAAGGTGCTGAGGCCCAGGGCCGTGCCGGTGGACGACAGGGCGTTGGCAAACGCCCGCCGCCTCAAAAAGTAGTGCCCCATCATGGTCACAGAGGGCTGGAAGGACAGGCAGAACCCCAACCCTGtatgaggaggacagaggaactgATGAGTGTGACTCATAATGCCCCATAGAAAGAAGGAGAGACGTCTTATATTGGGgggttatagtgtgtgtgtgtgtgtgtgtgtgtgtgtgtgtgtgtgtgtgtgtgcgccctcTGACCTGCGATGATGCTGGTGATGTAGAGTTCTGTGATGGTTCTGGCCAGGGCGCTGACCACCATGCCTAGTCCACTCAGAACCCCTCCCACCATCACCGTTACCCGGCAACCAAAGCGTTCCACGAGCACGCTGCATAGTGGACCTGGAGAGACAGGAaacaacgtacacacacacacacacacacacacacacacacacacacacacacacacacacacacacacacacacacacacacacacacacacacacacacacacacacacgaaaacaaTGTTCaatcccaatacacacacacaccacacacctggaGAGACAGGAAAACAATGTTGAATCAAAATACACACATTAAGACACCACACACTCCCCAAAAGCATACAATGGACTGATTAGCATATCAGATCACAATAATTAGCATCATCAATGCATTATCACTGAACATGGAACAATAGTCTGCAAATAGAGGACAGGACGCTGTTAGTTTCCACTAAAACACAGCTGCTGAAAGCCACTCTGAAACGTCCTTCAGCAGACACTTCCTCCCCATGCCGGGAACGTCTGGTGGACCACAGCTTCAAACTATACAACTACAAATCAGTTCACTCCCCAGTCGGCCAGACTTGTTAGTTGGTGTTACAGGCTTATGTACAAGTGCTAACCACAATTAGCCTGGGAATAGGTCATGAGTTTACCCAGACAGGGACAGGTGTCGAAGTGTACAGGCTCTTACAATAATGTGATCAGAAACACATGATCTGAATGATCATCTTCCAGCTCTTCAATCCAACTCTCCAAGACAGACCAAAGCTAACAGGAATACCTATCAGGCTAATTGATTCAAACAAACATGAGATTCAGAGTACTGAGAACTGAGAACTCTTGGTACTGTCTTTGATGTGGGAATAATGAGGCCATTCTTTGTGCCGTCTCATCTGTGCTCTTGTGTCGTGATAATGTCTGCTCCAGTCatgtggtctagtctggtctctgTCGTGATAATGTCTGCTCCAGTCatgtggtctagtctggtctctgTCGTGATAATGTCTGCTCCAGTCATGTGGTCTATAATGTCTGGtcatctgtctggtctctgtcgTGATAATGTCTGCTCCAGTCatgtggtctagtctggtctctgTCGTGATAATGTCTGCTCCATAATGTCTGCTCCAGTCatgtggtctagtctggtctctgTCGTGATAATGTCTGCTCCAGTCatgtggtctagtctggtctctgTCGTGATAATGTCTGCTCCAGTCatgtggtctagtctggtctctgTCGTGATAATGTCTGCTCCAGTCatgtggtctagtctggtctctgTCGTGATAATGTCTGCTCCAGTCatgtggtctagtctggtctctgTCGTGATAATGTCTGCTCCAGTCatgtggtctagtctggtctctgTCGTGATAATGTCTGCTCCAGTCATGTGGTCTAGTCTGGTTTCTAAGAATGTTCCTCAGTCCTTGGTgaaccctatccctccctccagctctgtcttaggaggaatgagagggagagaggatcagggtgatagaaagaggaggaatgagagggagggagagtcaggatgatagaggaggaatgagagggagagaggatcagggtgatagaaagaggaatgagagggagagagggtcagggtgatagaaagaggaatgagagggagagagggtcagggtgatagaaagaggaatgagagggagagagggtcagggtgaTAGAAAGTCTGCTccaggaatgagagggagggggtcagggtgatagaaagagggaggaatggaatggggagggagagtcagggtgatagaggaggaatgagagggagagaggatcagggtgatagaaagaggaatgagagggagagagggtcagggtgatagaaagaggaggaatgagagggagggagagtcagggtgatagaaagaggaggaatgagagggaggggggtcagggtgatagaaagaggaggaatgagagggagggagggtcagggtgatagaaagaggaggaatgagagggagggagagtcagggtgatagaggaggaatgagagggagagagggtcagggtgatagaaagaggaggaatgagagggagagagggtcagggtgatagaaagaggaggaatgagagggagggagggtcagggtgatagaaagaggaggaatgagagggagggagggtcagggtgatagaaagaggaggaatgagggggagagagggtcaggatgatagaaagaggaggaatgagagggagggagggtcagggtgatagaaagaggaggaatgagagggagggagagtcagggtg
The window above is part of the Oncorhynchus gorbuscha isolate QuinsamMale2020 ecotype Even-year unplaced genomic scaffold, OgorEven_v1.0 Un_scaffold_1213, whole genome shotgun sequence genome. Proteins encoded here:
- the LOC124021795 gene encoding monocarboxylate transporter 6-like isoform X3; amino-acid sequence: MTEGVELEARQNQSHRTQRTRPNQTQGDTVLLRRGSGGEGPKGPEVRAERSRGSEVGAEGSSGSEDVVETRTSQDWTGVNHSTVRRSTDSDSEEQEENEEEEEGSLQHHHLTGLPPHNGPTGEPGAGLSGNGYAQQVAPDGGWGWVVLVATILVLALTLAFPSCIGIFYTELQAEFSSSNTETSWVPAIMTAVLHAGGPLCSVLVERFGCRVTVMVGGVLSGLGMVVSALARTITELYITSIIAGLGFCLSFQPSVTMMGHYFLRRRAFANALSSTGTALGLSTLPLLANFLLGQFGWRGSFLVLGGLLLNCCVCGAVMRPLGAKHSGAQRTLTNKAAQGLSKQPIKGPLQQEKEGIKTRLRAAFSALVVFLRRHMAFDLLVSNPRYRAYALGVTWMMLGFVVPLVYLVPYATANGMEQDRAALLMAILGLVNIAVRPVAAVFFGLPRFRGSGCFVYVFAVALLVNGLSNSICGAAATFPVLLIYVVIFGLSMSVIGSLLFTVLMETVEMSRFPSALGLISMLESGTLLIGPPLSGMLVDSTGHYSYVFYACSVTVSSSGLFLIAAFYYLDRQKKREEKKRAGPPAAVYQQKPAISLVPDCQYNHVPSTQGGRSADTVCVTNV
- the LOC124021795 gene encoding monocarboxylate transporter 6-like isoform X1, with amino-acid sequence MDKKSSKPSGKRGKRRNSLKIKEADLAEGPVHSQLGRMTEGVELEARQNQSHRTQRTRPNQTQGDTVLLRRGSGGEGPKGPEVRAERSRGSEVGAEGSSGSEDVVETRTSQDWTGVNHSTVRRSTDSDSEEQEENEEEEEGSLQHHHLTGLPPHNGPTGEPGAGLSGNGYAQQVAPDGGWGWVVLVATILVLALTLAFPSCIGIFYTELQAEFSSSNTETSWVPAIMTAVLHAGGPLCSVLVERFGCRVTVMVGGVLSGLGMVVSALARTITELYITSIIAGLGFCLSFQPSVTMMGHYFLRRRAFANALSSTGTALGLSTLPLLANFLLGQFGWRGSFLVLGGLLLNCCVCGAVMRPLGAKHSGAQRTLTNKAAQGLSKQPIKGPLQQEKEGIKTRLRAAFSALVVFLRRHMAFDLLVSNPRYRAYALGVTWMMLGFVVPLVYLVPYATANGMEQDRAALLMAILGLVNIAVRPVAAVFFGLPRFRGSGCFVYVFAVALLVNGLSNSICGAAATFPVLLIYVVIFGLSMSVIGSLLFTVLMETVEMSRFPSALGLISMLESGTLLIGPPLSGMLVDSTGHYSYVFYACSVTVSSSGLFLIAAFYYLDRQKKREEKKRAGPPAAVYQQKPAISLVPDCQYNHVPSTQGGRSADTVCVTNV
- the LOC124021795 gene encoding monocarboxylate transporter 6-like isoform X2; this encodes METNSQGTSDEKPATGLYMEADLAEGPVHSQLGRMTEGVELEARQNQSHRTQRTRPNQTQGDTVLLRRGSGGEGPKGPEVRAERSRGSEVGAEGSSGSEDVVETRTSQDWTGVNHSTVRRSTDSDSEEQEENEEEEEGSLQHHHLTGLPPHNGPTGEPGAGLSGNGYAQQVAPDGGWGWVVLVATILVLALTLAFPSCIGIFYTELQAEFSSSNTETSWVPAIMTAVLHAGGPLCSVLVERFGCRVTVMVGGVLSGLGMVVSALARTITELYITSIIAGLGFCLSFQPSVTMMGHYFLRRRAFANALSSTGTALGLSTLPLLANFLLGQFGWRGSFLVLGGLLLNCCVCGAVMRPLGAKHSGAQRTLTNKAAQGLSKQPIKGPLQQEKEGIKTRLRAAFSALVVFLRRHMAFDLLVSNPRYRAYALGVTWMMLGFVVPLVYLVPYATANGMEQDRAALLMAILGLVNIAVRPVAAVFFGLPRFRGSGCFVYVFAVALLVNGLSNSICGAAATFPVLLIYVVIFGLSMSVIGSLLFTVLMETVEMSRFPSALGLISMLESGTLLIGPPLSGMLVDSTGHYSYVFYACSVTVSSSGLFLIAAFYYLDRQKKREEKKRAGPPAAVYQQKPAISLVPDCQYNHVPSTQGGRSADTVCVTNV
- the LOC124021795 gene encoding monocarboxylate transporter 6-like isoform X4 — translated: MDKKSSKPSGKRGKRRNSLKIKEADLAEGPVHSQLGRMTEGVELEARQNQSHRTQRTRPNQTQGDTVLLRRGSGGEGPKGPEVRAERSRGSEVGAEGSSGSEDVVETRTSQDWTGVNHSTVRRSTDSDSEEQEENEEEEEGSLQHHHLTGLPPHNGPTGEPGAGLSGNGYAQQVAPDGGWGWVVLVATILVLALTLAFPSCIGIFYTELQAEFSSSNTETSWVPAIMTAVLHAGGPLCSVLVERFGCRVTVMVGGVLSGLGMVVSALARTITELYITSIIAGLGFCLSFQPSVTMMGHYFLRRRAFANALSSTGTALGLSTLPLLANFLLGQFGWRGSFLVLGGLLLNCCVCGAVMRPLGAKHSGAQRTLTNKAAQGLSKQPIKGPLQQEKEGIKTRLRAAFSALVVFLRRHMAFDLLVSNPRYRAYALGVTWMMLGFVVPLVYLVPYATANGMEQDRAALLMAILGLVNIAVRPVAAVFFGLPRFRGSGCFVYVFAVALLVNGLSNSICGAAATFPVLLIYVVIFGLSMSVIGSLLFTVLMETVEMSRFPSALGLISMLESGTLLIGPPLSV